From the genome of Asterias amurensis chromosome 17, ASM3211899v1, one region includes:
- the LOC139950053 gene encoding cholecystokinin receptor type A-like isoform X1: MDFNSTLEEEANSTTIPITSIDGTTTFFIVLNVIVAIIGLVGNTAVCTTVLRSKFLHDITHYLIASLAMADFLCCFFFLITTMFVAEGHPFPVNISSGFWGEVYCRFFWNLHLFWSAFFASVFNLVVVTFDRYLAIVHPFFYARAFTVRRGLMLAASAWVFAFVLELEFPIRSHYSDEANDCDFLGLGPAWFAKMLFIKSFTVSFILPLIFLIWAYYKIIRTLRKGELYQKTHRTSHGIRQGNGQNTEQGNEKNTEQGNEQANEQGNEQNTELANEQGNEQRGMEVYKATRRVVQSLIIISALFVVLLLPSEMGNVLLLYDISIDFTGSHIGNIFRITTVCNSVVNPMIYAIKYKRFRRAMKATMCPYMKTSVEEREDTSFTVDMDAQA; encoded by the coding sequence ATGGATTTCAATTCAACGTTAGAAGAAGAAGCAAATTCCACCACTATTCCAATTACTTCCATTGATGGAACCACGACGTTCTTCATCGTGCTCAATGTCATCGTGGCTATCATCGGCTTGGTGGGAAACACCGCCGTCTGCACGACCGTGCTCAGGTCGAAATTCCTCCATGACATCACCCACTATCTCATCGCAAGCCTGGCCATGGCAGATTTCCTctgctgttttttcttcctcATAACGACCATGTTCGTGGCGGAAGGCCACCCCTTCCCGGTCAACATCAGCAGCGGCTTTTGGGGTGAGGTTTACTGCCGGTTTTTTTGGAATCTCCACCTCTTCTGGTCGGCATTTTTTGCTTCAGTGTTCAACCTGGTTGTTGTGACATTCGACCGTTACTTGGCCATCGTGCACCCGTTTTTCTACGCGAGGGCCTTCACGGTTCGCCGGGGGCTGATGCTCGCAGCGTCGGCGTGGGTGTTCGCCTTCGTTCTGGAACTAGAGTTTCCAATACGATCTCACTACTCTGATGAGGCGAACGATTGTGATTTCCTTGGCCTCGGACCTGCCTGGTTCGCGAAGATGCTCTTCATCAAATCCTTCACAGTCAGCTTCATCTTGCCGCTGATCTTCCTGATATGGGCGTACTACAAAATCATCAGAACATTGCGCAAAGGGGAACTTTACCAGAAAACACATCGCACCAGTCATGGCATTAGGCAGGGCAACGGGCAGAACACCGAGCAGGGCAACGAGAAGAACACCGAGCAAGGCAACGAGCAGGCCAACGAGCAGGGCAACGAGCAGAACACCGAGTTGGCAAACGAGCAGGGCAACGAGCAGCGGGGGATGGAGGTGTACAAGGCAACCCGCCGTGTCGTCCAGAGCCTCATCATAATCTCCGCCCTGTTCGTCGTCCTGCTGCTCCCGTCAGAGATGGGGAATGTCTTACTCCTCTACGACATCTCTATTGACTTCACTGGCTCTCACATCGGTAACATCTTCAGGATCACCACTGTCTGCAACTCGGTGGTGAATCCTATGATTTACGCCATCAAGTACAAGAGATTCAGAAGGGCTATGAAAGCTACGATGTGTCCGTATATGAAGACCAGTGTGGAGGAGAGAGAAGATACCTCATTCACCGTCGACATGGATGCGCAAGCCTAA
- the LOC139950053 gene encoding neuropeptides capa receptor-like isoform X2 gives MDFNSTLEEEANSTTIPITSIDGTTTFFIVLNVIVAIIGLVGNTAVCTTVLRSKFLHDITHYLIASLAMADFLCCFFFLITTMFVAEGHPFPVNISSGFWGEVYCRFFWNLHLFWSAFFASVFNLVVVTFDRYLAIVHPFFYARAFTVRRGLMLAASAWVFAFVLELEFPIRSHYSDEANDCDFLGLGPAWFAKMLFIKSFTVSFILPLIFLIWAYYKIIRTLRKGELYQKTHRTSHGIRQGNGQNTEQGNEKNTEQGNEQGNEQRGMEVYKATRRVVQSLIIISALFVVLLLPSEMGNVLLLYDISIDFTGSHIGNIFRITTVCNSVVNPMIYAIKYKRFRRAMKATMCPYMKTSVEEREDTSFTVDMDAQA, from the exons ATGGATTTCAATTCAACGTTAGAAGAAGAAGCAAATTCCACCACTATTCCAATTACTTCCATTGATGGAACCACGACGTTCTTCATCGTGCTCAATGTCATCGTGGCTATCATCGGCTTGGTGGGAAACACCGCCGTCTGCACGACCGTGCTCAGGTCGAAATTCCTCCATGACATCACCCACTATCTCATCGCAAGCCTGGCCATGGCAGATTTCCTctgctgttttttcttcctcATAACGACCATGTTCGTGGCGGAAGGCCACCCCTTCCCGGTCAACATCAGCAGCGGCTTTTGGGGTGAGGTTTACTGCCGGTTTTTTTGGAATCTCCACCTCTTCTGGTCGGCATTTTTTGCTTCAGTGTTCAACCTGGTTGTTGTGACATTCGACCGTTACTTGGCCATCGTGCACCCGTTTTTCTACGCGAGGGCCTTCACGGTTCGCCGGGGGCTGATGCTCGCAGCGTCGGCGTGGGTGTTCGCCTTCGTTCTGGAACTAGAGTTTCCAATACGATCTCACTACTCTGATGAGGCGAACGATTGTGATTTCCTTGGCCTCGGACCTGCCTGGTTCGCGAAGATGCTCTTCATCAAATCCTTCACAGTCAGCTTCATCTTGCCGCTGATCTTCCTGATATGGGCGTACTACAAAATCATCAGAACATTGCGCAAAGGGGAACTTTACCAGAAAACACATCGCACCAGTCATGGCATTAGGCAGGGCAACGGGCAGAACACCGAGCAGGGCAACGAGAAGAACACCGAGCAAGGCAACGAGCAG GGCAACGAGCAGCGGGGGATGGAGGTGTACAAGGCAACCCGCCGTGTCGTCCAGAGCCTCATCATAATCTCCGCCCTGTTCGTCGTCCTGCTGCTCCCGTCAGAGATGGGGAATGTCTTACTCCTCTACGACATCTCTATTGACTTCACTGGCTCTCACATCGGTAACATCTTCAGGATCACCACTGTCTGCAACTCGGTGGTGAATCCTATGATTTACGCCATCAAGTACAAGAGATTCAGAAGGGCTATGAAAGCTACGATGTGTCCGTATATGAAGACCAGTGTGGAGGAGAGAGAAGATACCTCATTCACCGTCGACATGGATGCGCAAGCCTAA